In one Lolium rigidum isolate FL_2022 chromosome 3, APGP_CSIRO_Lrig_0.1, whole genome shotgun sequence genomic region, the following are encoded:
- the LOC124700203 gene encoding uncharacterized membrane protein At4g09580-like: MLFARRDIEAAAAAAGQDDPSAAKRSKPDSPSTARPTLTRTEGLAAAAVLALFVAGIFCIFLAAPRREFGQILRLPRSLADVRLLKENLAVYARDHQANFVLGYCSIYIFMQTFMIPGTIFMSLLAGALFGVVKGGILVVFTATAGASSCYFLSKLIGRPLVSWLWPERLRYFQSEIAKRKDKLLNYMLFLRITPTLPNTFINMASPIVDIPFHIFFAATLVGLIPASYITVKAGRALGDLKSVRDLYDFKTLVVLFLIGSVAVVPTILKRKRIYE, encoded by the exons atgctgttCGCGCGCCGCGACAtcgaggccgcggccgcggcagcCGGCCAGGACGACCCGTCGGCGGCCAAGAGGAGCAAGCCGGACTCGCCCTCCACGGCGCGCCCCACTCTGACGCGGACCGAggggctcgccgccgccgcggtgctCGCGCTCTTCGTCGCCGGGATCTTCTGCATCTTCCTCGCCGCGCCCCGCCGCGAGTTCGGCCAgatcctccgcctcccgcgcagCCTCGCCGACGTACGCCTCCTCAA GGAAAATCTTGCTGTCTATGCAAGAGATCATCAGGCAAATTTTGTATTGGGGTATTGCTCCATATACATCTTCATGCAGACATTTATGATCCCTGGAACAATATTTATGTCTTTACTTGCTGGAGCACTTTTTGGAGTGGTTAAAGGTGGCATCTTGGTCGTCTTCACTGCCACAGCTGGGGCATCATCTTGCTATTTTCTCTCCAAGTTGATTGGTAGACCTTTGGTTAGCTGGTTGTGGCCTGAAAGGCTGAGATATTTCCAGTCAGAG ATTGCAAAGAGGAAAGACAAACTGTTGAACTACATGCTTTTTCTGAGAATAACACCAACATTGCCCAACACTTTTATAAATATGGCGTCACCCATTGTCGACATACCTTTCCATATTTTCTTTGCTGCGACACTAGTTGGACTCATCCCAGCGTCTTATATTACTGTGAAG GCTGGGAGAGCTCTAGGCGATCTGAAGTCAGTTAGGGATTTGTATGACTTCAAGACATTAGTTGTTCTATTCCTGATTGGTTCTGTTGCTGTTGTCCCAACCATCCTGAAAAGGAAGAGAATATACGAATGA
- the LOC124703985 gene encoding probable plastid-lipid-associated protein 4, chloroplastic, which yields MALVSLSLPSPAASSPNRLLASSPSPSSGCAAATRRGLPAAGHGSLTQTAAPGRRGDARWRAPVSLSSFSSFLPPFFNNNKEKEDEEKAARLKEELLAAIAPLDRGAEATPEDKARVDEIARRLEEARPAKEPLKSDLLNGKWELLYTTSTSILQPQRPKFLRPYGTIYQAINTDTLRAQNMETLPYFNQVTANLVPLTSRRVAVQFDYFKIFSLIPIKAPGRGKGELEITYLDEELRVSRGDKGNLFVLKMADPTYRVPL from the exons ATGGCGCTCGTCTCGCTCTCGCTCCCGTcccccgccgcctcctctcccaaCCGCCTCCTcgcatcgtcgccgtcgccgagcaGCGGCTGCGCAGCAGCCACCAGGAGAGGCCTACCAGCTGCAGGCCACGGCAGCCTCACTCAAACCGCCGCGCCGGGCCGTCGGGGCGACGCGCGGTGGCGGGCGCCcgtgtcgctgtcgtccttctcctccttcctgcCGCCCTTCTTCAACAACAACAAGGAGAAGGAGGACGAGGAGAAGGCCGCCAGGCTCAAGGAGGAGCTCCTGGCCGCCATCGCGCCGCTCGACCGCGGCGCCGAGGCCACGCCCGAGGACAAGGCCCGCGTCGACGAGATCGCCCGGCGGCTGGAGGAGGCGAGGCCGGCCAAGGAGCCGCTCAAGTCCGATCTCCTCAACGGGAAGTGGGAGCTGCTctacaccacctccacctccatacTGCAGCCACAG AGGCCAAAGTTCCTGAGGCCATATGGGACGATCTACCAAGCAATCAACACAGACACTTTAAGAgctcaaaacatggagacattgccTTACTTTAATCAG GTTACTGCCAACTTGGTACCTCTCACTTCTAGAAGAGTTGCAGTTCAATTTGATTACTTCAAAATATTTAGTCTG ATTCCAATCAAAGCACCAGGAAGAGGTAAAGGGGAACTAGAAATAACATATCTTGACGAAGAGCTCAG ggtttcaagaggagacaagggGAACCTGTTCGTGCTGAAGATGGCCGACCCAACGTACAGAGTTCCATTGTAA
- the LOC124700204 gene encoding 30S ribosomal protein S13, chloroplastic-like: MATLSMVSGPVATSSLPFSTRRRASSVPFPVPKKGGLGHGGLKIECIRIGGVEIPNHKRVEYSLQYIHGIGRTRSRQILLDLSFDNKVTKDLSEEEVITLRKEVTKYMIEGDLKRFNRVAIERMKEIRCYKGIRHKLGLPVRGQRTKNNCRTLKGKRAPVAKKKSAGSEE, from the exons ATGGCGACCCTCTCCATGGTCTCCGGCCCCGTCGCCACCTCGTCCCTCCCCttctccacccgccgccgcgcctcaTCCGTCCCCTTCCCCGTCCCCAAG AAGGGAGGCCTTGGCCACGGTGGCCTGAAGATCGAGTGCATCCGTATCGGTGGTGTTGAGATTCCCAACCACAAGAGGGTGGAGTACTCGCTGCAGTACATCCACGGCATTGGACGGACGCGCTCCCGTCAGATCCTTTTGGACCTCAGCTTTGACAACAAGGTCACCAAGGACCTCTCCGAGGAGGAGGTCATCACCCTCCGTAAGGAGGTCACCAAGTACATGATTGAGGGAGACCTT AAACGGTTCAACCGTGTGGCGATCGAGAGGATGAAGGAGATCAGGTGCTACAAGGGCATCCGGCACAAGCTCGGGCTCCCTGTCCGTGGCCAGAGGACGAAGAACAACTGCAGGACGCTCAAGGGAAAGAGGGCTCCAGTTGCCAAGAAGAAGTCCGCTGGATCCGAAGAATAA